ccaatgagtatagtaaaaccagaatgaATTggactcattgggacattttgctggtccctgtgaggcaaaagtaaatttccaggtcagggtttaggtttagggtcaaacttacaattcattttagagttagaattggggtttctttaaggtccaggcattgttgatTAAGTTTAGGGGTCAGGTTacgcattacatctaggtaaaatataggcataaatgttactttattgagcttaaggttagggttaggtttagggttaagattagggcaagggagcatgcaatttctatatAATGCTTTGCTAGCAGGAAAGTGTTGTTATATCTTTCAGTAATAGTGTTATATTTTCTTATCATCTTCATTTAAAATGAGATGGACTGTAGAAGTGGGGCAGAGCAGTTTCATACAGAAAGAATTAATCCAGTCCCGGATGTGTCCAGTCTTGCCTACTATACATACCAGATTTCTGGTGACTTTACAGTGACTTCAGGTTTCAGATTGCTGGTGACTGTACAGTGACTTCAGGTTTCAGATTTCTGGTGACTGTACAGGGACTTCAGGTTTCACATTTCTCGTGACTGTACAGGGACTTCAGGTCTGTTTCGTACTTCTTCCTCCCAGATCTCCATAGCAGCTGCCCAGCTAGTTCAGTACTGCCAGGAGCACAGTCGCAGTGACCCTCTTCTCACTGGCATCGCAGCTTCTTCCAACCCCTTCAAGGACAAGAAGACATGTGTGCTGCTGTAATCTACAC
This is a stretch of genomic DNA from Esox lucius isolate fEsoLuc1 chromosome 11, fEsoLuc1.pri, whole genome shotgun sequence. It encodes these proteins:
- the LOC105012885 gene encoding guanine nucleotide-binding protein G(I)/G(S)/G(O) subunit gamma-12 isoform X2; this encodes MSGKVCSSNSLIQARRTVEELRVEASMERINISIAAAQLVQYCQEHSRSDPLLTGIAASSNPFKDKKTCVLL